The nucleotide sequence GGCCGCAACCTGCGGCGCTGACTTTTCATCACGATCCAGAACCACGACGGCAAAGTGCGGAGGCAGACTTTTTCCTTTTACCGCCTCCAACGCCCCCTCGGGGGTGGATGGCAAACTGATGTTGTCCAAATGCATTTTGGTCACGCTTTTGTACCAGTCATTCAGATCCACATTGTCCAGTATAACCAGTAAAAAAGGCGTGCGGGTTTGAATCAGATTGTCGAATTGAAAATAACCGATTGAATTAAAGTCCATGATTTATCCTACGCGCCCGTGTTCCGGGATGAATTTGTAAATGATAAGGACGATGGCAAGTCCAAGGAACGCCATCAGACCTGATGCCCAGAATGGAGCGGTGATCGCCACGGCTCCGTAAAGTGCGCCACCCAGTGCGGGGCCGATGATGCGCCCCAGGGAGGCCATGCTT is from Bdellovibrio bacteriovorus str. Tiberius and encodes:
- a CDS encoding rhodanese-like domain-containing protein: MDFNSIGYFQFDNLIQTRTPFLLVILDNVDLNDWYKSVTKMHLDNISLPSTPEGALEAVKGKSLPPHFAVVVLDRDEKSAPQVAAMLEQAGFINSFYVKGGLEGLLKERQQ